The Candidatus Korarchaeota archaeon NZ13-K DNA window TCCTAGGAACTTCTACGACCTGCTCACCAGCGGCCCGATGGAGGAGGTGAAGAGGAGGATATGGGAGGACTACAGGCTGGGCTACCACAAGGCGGCGAAGCTCATAGAGGCCCTTGAGAACTACAGGATACTTGCGGTGACGAACCTGGAGGATGAGATCCTCAGGAGGATAGGAATAGAGCCATTCAGGAGCGTTCAGGATGCCCTGAGGGAGGCCCTATCCTCCGTCGGGGGTAGCGTGGCCGTCCTGCCCGAGGCCAGCGTCTGCGTCCCGATGGTATCAAGGTAGGAGGTGTTTAAGGAGGAGGAGCCAGCCGTTGAGGTAGAGGGGGGCCGAGAGGGAGGATATCGTGATGAAGGGGAGCACATCCTCCTTTCGGAAGTCGTACTCCTCGCTGAAGACACCAAGGAGCACAGCTGCAGGCATCGCGCTCATGAGCACCAGAACCTCCAGCTTCACGCGATCCAGACCGGCCAGGGATCCTAGGACCAGGGAGAGGAGGGGTGATAATAGGGCTCTCAGGGAGATCAGGACCCCCTGCGTGCGAGCTGAGATGGATCGGGATGCCCTCAGCGAGGCCCCTACGGACACGAGGGCCAGGGGGGAGGCCGTGGTCCCCAGGGAATCCAGGGTGTAGAGAAGCTCCTCTGGGATCTTGAGGGACATGAGGTTCAGGGACATTCCCAATATGACGGAAATGACTATAGGATTCCTCAGGATCCTTGGGATCGTCCCTAGGAGCCTCTCATCGCCCCTCAGGCCCTCCAGGAGGTAGACGCAGAGGAGCGACGAGAGGACGAAGGTGGTCATCCAGAGCATCACCGAGAGCTGCAGGGCCCTTGGATCTTGGAATGTCGAGCCGATGAAGGGTATCCCGAAGAACCCGGTGTTGCTGAAGTTGGAGGCGAGTATGAGGAGGTGAATCATGCTCCTCTGTAGACGAAAGGCCCTCCCAATCAGGTAGATCGCTGAGGAGATGATGAACATCGATAGGAGGTAAACCAGGACCGCCCTGAGGAGCCCCTCGCTCAGGGCTACGACTGAGAGGCTCTCGAGGGCTAGCGCCGGCATCGCCACATACATGACGTACCTCGATAGGGCATCGCAATTGATCGATATCCTCGACCTGAGGGCGTAGCCAAGCCCGAGCATCGCAGCGAGGTGAAGGGTCCCCATGAGCACCCGATCCACGCGGCCACCGCCGACCTTAAGGTAAAAATTTTTGCATCACGCGGGCCGGAGCCTTCCCGGGCCGCCTTGGATCTCACGCCACGCTTTTCAGGCGGGGATGGGGGGATGAATTAAAAAAGGGATGGGGTGATCAGAGTTTGAGATCCTCCTCGTTCCTCCAGAGGCCGTGGATGTTGCAGTAGCTGAAGGCCACCAGCTTCCCTGGCTTGGCCACCTTGAAGGTGAAGTAAGCTATGGGCTCGGTGTAAACGCCGCTAGTGTTCGGTCCCTGCACGGACTCCCCGTGGGCGTTGAAATCGGCCCTCCCTATCTCGAACGGATAGGGATCGTTCTCCGGCCAGAAGTAGAGGGAGATCCACCTTATGTGGTGCTCCGTCGTGTTCGGATGGGGTATCTCCTTGCCAACAGTGACCCTGACCGTGAAGGTGTTATCCTTCCTCTCCACCACCTCTATGACCGGGACGTGCTTCTCGGTCCTCCAGTCCTGGGTCCTGAACATCTCCATCTTACCACAGCCCAACCAGCGCTTCAGATAAAGATAAGCTTGTGGTTCTCATTCATAACCTCAAGAGCCGGCATCCGCGCGAACTTTTTATCCGGACCTCCAGGGCCCGAACTGGATGAGAAGGGAAGCCCTTGTGATGCTGGTCCTCACGATCCAGCTCCTCCAGCTGACCGCAAATACAGCAAGCATCTCGCTGACCCTCCCTCATTGGGCGGATGAGTCCTCCGGGTTCAACGTCACCCTCAGCCTATCCGGGATGCCGGGCGGACCCGCTCATGTGAGA harbors:
- a CDS encoding superoxide reductase, with product MEMFRTQDWRTEKHVPVIEVVERKDNTFTVRVTVGKEIPHPNTTEHHIRWISLYFWPENDPYPFEIGRADFNAHGESVQGPNTSGVYTEPIAYFTFKVAKPGKLVAFSYCNIHGLWRNEEDLKL